A genomic window from Salvia miltiorrhiza cultivar Shanhuang (shh) chromosome 5, IMPLAD_Smil_shh, whole genome shotgun sequence includes:
- the LOC131025899 gene encoding ylmG homolog protein 1-2, chloroplastic-like: protein MRVVEARRRMVEAVDAQENGGGGGGERSEDDGGRRRMVETVEEARGLRVVEDGGGGTYERERERRKQQRGISASIFSPAISKPAPEILIGSTRTITTLVALGLTASKFFAHKLFNLAVQLKEPIEPLLCSVGPTFFAAAKEVPTVSLNTPFMMVAAGMAKWLDLYSGVLMVHVLLSWFPNIPWDRQPLSAIRDLCDPYLNLFRNIIPPIFDTLDVSPLLAFTVLGTLGSILNSSRQSY from the exons atgagGGTGGTGGAGGCGCGCAGGAGGATGGTGGAGGCGGTGGACGCACAGGAGAatggtggaggcggcggaggcgagAGGTCCGAGGATGATGGAGGGCGCAGGAGGATGGTGGAGACGGTGGAGGAGGCGAGAGGCTTGAGGGTGGTGGAGGATGGTGGAGGCGGCacatatgagagagagagagagagaagaaagcaGCAGAGGGG AATCTCCGCCTCCATTTTTTCCCCCGCTATTTCCAAACCGGCTCCGGAAATCCTGATCGGGTCAACCCGAACAATCACCACACTGGTCGCCCTCGGTCTCACCGCCTCGAAATTCTTCGCCCACAAACTCTTCAATTTGGCTGTGCAATTGAAGGAGcctattgaa CCTCTGCTCTGCAGCGTGGGCCCCACCTTCTTTGCGGCGGCTAAGGAGGTGCCCACGGTGTCGCTAAACACGCCGTTCATGATGGTAGCAGCGGGGATGGCAAAGTGGCTGGATTTGTACAGCGGGGTTTTGATGGTGCATGTGCTGCTGAGCTGGTTTCCCAACATCCCGTGGGACCGCCAGCCGCTCTCTGCAATTAGGGATTTGTGCGATCCCTATTTGAACCTCTTCAGGAACATAATTCCCCCCATTTTCGACACCTTGGATGTGAGCCCACTCTTGGCTTTCACGGTTTTGGGAACGCTGGGCTCGATTCTCAACAGTAGCAGGCAATCTTATTGA